GCGTTTAAAGTAAGTCGCATAAAAATATTCCGCTCTATGATGTTTGGAGAAATAGGTTTTAAAAAAATTGAGTCCGCTTTTATAATGTTTGGAATTTATTTTATTACGCGCCTGCTTCAGAACATTTTAGGACCGCATCCGCTGCCGTTAATAATAAATTGTATAAGACAGTTTTTTTAATGGCAATTATCGCCCCGTCAATTCTCATTGCGATTTTCCACTGAATGCCCATATCCCAGGTGTGGTGGTACTCCGCGTTCGACGAACTTTGCTGCTTATATAATCCTGATGGGGATAATTTTTATTTTACTTAACAACGTTGTCCTAAGTGGTTTAAAAAAGTTTTGTCGTCATGGGGAAATATCAATATTTATGAGCCTGTGCGGTTTCAGTCCATTTCCACAATACAGTTTTTACTGATACACTTAGTTTATCAGGCAAAATGGAAATATCTTGAAATAATAGGCATTAAACTTCCGCCGCGCGAAGTACCCAGCGATTTAAAATAAAAAAATTTATAATACGGGCGTAGTCTAAAATCTTTCTGTGCTTTATGCAGAAATAAAAATAAGAACTGCATTTATTGATTTTTATTTTAGCATAAGCGGGATCCAGAGAATAATGAAACCTTTATCAAAATATTAGGGTTTTATTATGTCAAAGCCAGTGTATTCGCGTAATGAATTGGGAATCACTACGGATCCGTCTTCCTGCTGATAATTTTCAAGTATTGCGGCAAAAGTTCTTCCAACAGCGACTCCTGAGCCGTTTAACGTATGTAAAAGTTCTCTTTTTTTATTTTGGGAATATTTTACTTTTATATTCATTCTTCTTGCCTGAAAATCTTTTAAATTTGAACACGATGAAATTTCTCTGTATATTCCGTATCCTGCAAACCATACTTCCAAATCATAAGTTTTTGATGAAGAGAAACCAATATCTCCAGTGGATAAAAGCACAACCCTGTAAGGAAGCCCGAGCAGTTCCAATACGTTTCCAGCATCAAGAACGAGAGATTCTAATTCTTCGCTTGAAGTCTCAGGCTTGGCAAATTTTACAAGTTCCACTTTATCAAACTGATGGTTTCTAATAAGACCTTTTGTATCTTTTCCATAAGAACCGGATTCTCTCCTGAAGCATGCTGAATAAGAAACATATTTTTGCGGCAGAGCAGATTCTTCTAAAACGTCATCTCTGTAAATATTTGTTACGGGAACTTCTGCTGTTGGTATCAGATATAAATCGTCAATGGCGCACTTAAATGAATCTTCTTCAAGATTTGGGAGCTGTCCTGTGCCTGTCATTGAAGTCCGATTTACAAGGTAAGGCGTTGTTATTTCTTTGTATCCTTTTTCTTTGTGTTTGTCGAGGAAAAAAGATATGATTGCTCTTTCCAGAGCGGAGCCTTCATTTTTTAGAACCGCAAAATGCGGACCTGAAATTTTTGAAGCAGCTGCAAAGTCAATAATGCCTAATTTTTCTCCAATTTCCCAATGATATTTGGGTTTGAAAGAAAACTTTTCCGGTTTTCCGACAAACCTTATAATTTTATTGTCTTTTTCGTCTTTCCCAACGGGAACACTTTTGTCCGGGATATTGGGAATGCGGAGAAGAAAATCTTCTATACGCTTTTCAATTGTCAAAAGCTGTTTTTCCTGTTCTTGAATTATATCTCTTACTTTATTTATTTCAGCAAGAAGTTCAGCCGGAGGTTCTTTGCTTTCTTTTTTTAGTCTGCCTATTTCTTCGGATTCTTTATTTCTTTTAAGGCGCAGCTGTTCTATTTTGCCGATTATGGTTTTTCTTTCGCTGTCCCAGTTTAAAAGCTGGTCGAAACTGATATCCAGATTTCTGTTTAACATTGCCTGCTTAACTTCTTTTACATTTTCTCTGATAACTTTAATGTCTAACATTTATTCTCCTGTGTCACGCTCGTATAGTCAGATTGGTTGATATTACTACAGCTTTATCACCCAGAGTATGATATCTCCACTCTAACTACTCTAAAAAATTGCAGCTATCTAAATTGCTTTTATTTCAATCAATGTAGCGTCATCGTTATTTTATGAACAAATCGGCTTCGTGTTGCAGCTGTCTCTGTAAAAATATAGATTCTCTCTGCTCTTATAATTAAATTTATTTTTTAGAATATTTAGTGCTGTCATATTTTCAAACACAGTTTCAGAAGTCCAATTTCTGGCAAAGACTCAGCAAAATATTTTTGAGGAATATTTTAAAATGATACCTTACATAAAAGTTTGCTATTCAGTGCGATTTAACGGTAGTAACTTATCTGCATAATTTAGTTTGTATAATGGAGTTCTACTGAATCTTTAACTCCGATTATTGTTTCAACATCGTTTATAAAATTGTCGGAACAGTCGGATAAATATTCAGTTTCAATAGAAAAATTACCGTGCAGTGAATCTTCCAGAATCAGATAAACTTTCGTTTTACCTGTATGTATCTTAAAAATTTTCTTCAGCTCTTCTTCTAAAGCTACATTAAAGCTTGCAGCTGAAAATTTTATGCGTATTTCGTCGCATTTTGACGGAGATTTCTTTTTTGCTTCGTCTATTGTCATTATATCTTCCGTTATCATTTCAAGCTGTCCTTGCATATTCGTAAGCCAGCCTTTTATTACGACAATGTTGTTAAGAGTGAGGTACCCTCCGAATTTTTCAAAATTTTTAGGGAAAAGTAATGCATTAACGTTGCCGTGTAAATCTTCTATCTTAAATCTTGCGTACGGTTCTTTTCTAGTTGTTGAAGTAAGTTTTTTTACCGAAACTATCATACCGGCAATACGCACTGTTTTGCGATCAGCATTTTCCTTGAGCTGAGGAAGCTTATCGAGTCTGTAATTAGAATAAGCAATAATATCTTTCTTTCTATGTGTTAAAGGATGTCCGGAAATATAAAAACCTAAAACTTCTTTTTCAAAATTCAGTGCTTCAAGCGGTTCGAGCGGTTTTACTTCTTGTAGGGAAAGTATGTCGTCTGTAATAGTTTTTACGTTGTCAAAGAGAAAGCCTTGTAATGATTCTCTGTATTGTTTTACTTTTGCGGCTTTATCTGCATATGAATCTATGCTTTGAATCAGTCTTCCTCTTATTGTAAATTTATCTTTACCGAAAGAGTCGAAGACTCCTGCCTTTATAAGACTTTCCAAAGCTTTTTTGTTAATTGACTTTAAATCTATTCTCTGTAAAAAATCAACCCAATCTTTAAAACTTTTAAGTTGCCCGTTTTCAATTCTTGACTGTTCTATGGAGTCTGTTACTCCTTTGCCCACATTTTTAATGGCAAGCATACCGAAACGTATATTTTTATCTTCAGTTTTAAATTTTCCGTCAGAATACTGCACATCGGGCGGAAGCACTTTAATGTCGAAACCTAACGCATCGCCCAGATAGGCTACAAGTTTGCTTTCTTCGTTGTTTTTTGTCGCAGGGCGTCCTATTTCGCTATTACACAGAGCCGTTATATATTCTAGAGGATAGTTTGCTTTTAAGTAGGCTGTTTTGTAAGAAATTATGCCGTAAGCGGCAGAATGGGATTTATTAAAGCCGTATCCGCCGAACGCTACTATATTATTGAATATTTTTTCCGAAATTTTTTTGTTTACGCCTTTTTCTTTAGTGCCTCTTACAAATTTTTCTCTTTGCTTTTCAATAACTTCAGGTATTTTTTTACTCATAGCTTTACGTAAGCTGTCTGCTTCTCCGGGAGTAAACCCTGCGAGCGCTACGGACATTTTCATTACCTGTTCCTGATATAGAATGACGCCGTATGTATCTTTTAATATGGATTCTTGTAACGGATGATCATAAACAATTTTTGTTCTGCCGTGTTTACGGTTTACGAAGTTGTCCAGCATCCCCGAACCCATAGGTCCCGGGCGATATAAAGCGATTAAAGCTATTATGTCATCGATATTACTGGGTTTAAGTTTTTTTATTAAATCCCTCATACCTATGCTTTCAAGCTGAAATATGCCCATAGTTTTAGCTTCGCCAAGGAGTTCATAAGTTTTTTTGTCGTCCAGAGGGATATTGTCTAAATTGAAACTTGGATTTTTTTCCCGTATAAATTTCACACAGTCGTCAATAATAGTAAGCGTTTTTAAACCTAAAAAGTCAATTTTCAAAAGTCCAAGCTGTGGCAGCACGCCACCGTCATACTGAGTTGTAACAATATCTTTTGAACCCTTTGCAAGCGGCGAATAACTTGTAATTTCTTTGTTTGCTATAACCATACCGGCGGCGTGCACTCCGGTATGTCTTTTTAAGCCTTCAAGTTTTTGCGAGGCAGCTATAAGTTTTGCAATTTTTTCGTCCGCTTTAACAAGTTTTGACAAGTCTGTAGAAGCCTGCAGAGCTTCAGCAATGCTTGCATTTTGGGGAATAAGTTTTGCAATATTATTTGATTCTGCGGGGGTAAAGCCCATGACCCGCGCGACGTCTTTTATAACAAGTCTCGATTGCATTGAGCCGAATGTTATAATCTGAGCGCATTTTTCTTCGCCGTATTTCCGACGCACATATTGTATAATCTCATCGCGTCCGTAATCTGCAAAGTCTATATCTAAATCGGGCATTGATCGTCTGTCGGGGTTTAAAAATCTTTCAAAAAGCAAACCGTACTTTAAAGGGCAGATGTCTGTAATGCCTAAAGTGTATGCAACCATAGCTCCGGATCCCGACCCTCTTCCGGGTCCTACGGGAATGCGGTGATCTTTTGCATATTTTATAAAGTCTGAAACTATTAAAAAATAAGAAGCAAATCCCATCTTATTGATTACGGAAAGCTCGTGTTTTAATCTTTCCTCATGTTCCGGCTTTATCGTGTCGTATCTTGCAGCAAGTCCTCTGCGGCAGAGCGTTTCAAGATATTCTGAATCTGATTTATATTCTTTCGGTATTGGAAACTGCGGCAGAAGCAGTTTGTCTGTATTTATCTCAAGATTGGTTTTTTCTGCAATTTCCAAAGTATTTTTTATCGCTTCAGGCACAGAGGAAAACGTTTTTATCATATCTTCTGCGCTGCGGTAGTAAAAAAGATCGGAATCAAAATGAAGTCTTTTAGTCTCATTTAGCATTTTGCCTGTTCCGATACAAAGCAGAATATCGTGTACTTCAGCATCTTCTTTTTTTAAAAAATGGCAGTCGTTTGTTGCGACAAGTGGAATTGCGGCGCTTTTTGATAGTTCAATGAGACTTGGAATTATTTTCTTCTGGGTTTCAAGACCATTGTCCATAATTTCTATATAAAAATTATCTTTGTCGAAAATATCGCGGTATTCTATTGCGGCGTTTTGCGCTTTTTTTTTATTTCCTTTGACTAAAGCAGACGCAACTTCGCCCGCAAGGCAGCCCGAAAGAGCAATCAGTCCGCGTCTGTACTTTTTTAAAACTTCTTTGTCTACGCGCGGTTTATAATAAAAGCCTTCCGTAAAACCTGCGCTTACTATGCGCATGAGATTTTGATACCCTTCAAAATCTTTGGCAAGTAGCGTTAAATGGTGATAGTTTACGTTATCTTCGGTAATTCTATTGATATTTTTTTTATCAAAACGCGATTTTGGAGCCACATATATTTCACAGCCTATGATAGGCTTTATGCCGCTTTGTTTTGCAGCCAAGTAAAATTCCATAGCGCCGTACATATTGCCATGGTCGGTAATGGCAAGGGCTGGCATTTTATATTCTTTAGCTATCAAATTGAATAATTCGCCGGGCTTTCCTTTATCATCTATAAGTTTGCATGCGCCGTCAAGGAGAGAATATTCAGTATGATTGTGTAAATGTACAAATTCCGCAGCCATAAAAAATACCTGTTTTTTGGATTTTGATTATTTGTATTGTATCATTTTTAAAGATTTAATTTAACGAGTATGGATTGTATTCATCCGCATAGCTGAAATCCCCCCCCCTAATCGTAACCTCTCAATAATAGAGGGAAAAAGAGAGAAGAATTAATATCAATGTTAGATATATCTGTTTTATCTATTGAGTAAGGCATATATCTGTAATTTAAGATAATTCAGTTTTTGTTTGTCATGTTGAGGGGACGAAATATCCAGTCTTTTCCGGGTTTGTCAAAATTTTCGCATTTTTAGAATTACAACAACTTAACGTTCTTTGCCTGTGAATGCACTCATCCTCCAAAACTTTTTTACATTCTCTGCAAGAAAATATACCGGATTGTCTTTGCAATGCTTTGGCGATAAAGATAAATCTTATTTTGTTGTACGACAAAAATAATTTCATATAATATAAAAAAGATAGTTATACAATATTTCATTTTGACGCTGAAACAAAAATACTTTCTAAAAGCAGCGAAATGCAGGGATACATAAAAATATCGGACTGTTATAGAAAAATGTCCGCGGTATCTAATGCGTATTTAAATCAAAGATGATGGAGAAAAATTATGTTGACAACAGCTATGACAACTTTCATTGTTTTAATCGTTCTTGCGGGATTATATATTCTTTTGACTTATAATAGATTTGTGATGCTTAAGAACAGGGTAAAAGAAGCGTGGAGTGATATTGAAGTGCAGATGAAACGCCGCTATGACTTAATACCTAACCTTGTGGAAACGGTTAAAGGTTATGCTTCGCACGAAAAGAATACGCTTGATGCTGTTATAAAAGCAAGAAATGCCGCTATGCAAAACACCGGAAACATTGCGGATAAAGCCCAATCTGAAAATGCGTTATCCGGAACGTTAAAATCTCTTTTTGCTCTATCTGAAAGTTATCCGAAATTAAAAGCGAACGAAAATTTTTTAGAACTTCAAAGAGAACTTACGGATACCGAAAACAAAATACAGTCGAGCCGGAGATTTTATAATTCAAACGTTCTTGCCGTCAATACGAAACTAGAGCTGTTTCCAAGTAATATTATAGGCGGCGCATTTGGTTTTACAAAACAGGATTTCTTTAAACTTGACGATACTGAACAAGACGCAAAAAAAAATGTTAAAGTTTCGTTTTAACTTTTCTGTTGCCTGCTGCTGTTTATTTTTTTTGACTGCGTGCACTTAATTGAGTTCAAAGTGATGCTTAGCTTAGTAGGTCTTAATAGTTATATATGCTGCAAATGAGAGTTTTATTATGACAAATATTACGACTTACGACTTTATCAGCTCAAACTCCAGAAAAACCGTATGGCTTATGATTTTGTTTCCGATAAGTCTTGCTGTGATAGTTTATCTGATAATACTGTTGGCAAGTGCTGTCGTGGCTGTTGATAACAGTCAAATATACA
This genomic interval from Candidatus Endomicrobiellum trichonymphae contains the following:
- a CDS encoding DNA polymerase III subunit alpha codes for the protein MAAEFVHLHNHTEYSLLDGACKLIDDKGKPGELFNLIAKEYKMPALAITDHGNMYGAMEFYLAAKQSGIKPIIGCEIYVAPKSRFDKKNINRITEDNVNYHHLTLLAKDFEGYQNLMRIVSAGFTEGFYYKPRVDKEVLKKYRRGLIALSGCLAGEVASALVKGNKKKAQNAAIEYRDIFDKDNFYIEIMDNGLETQKKIIPSLIELSKSAAIPLVATNDCHFLKKEDAEVHDILLCIGTGKMLNETKRLHFDSDLFYYRSAEDMIKTFSSVPEAIKNTLEIAEKTNLEINTDKLLLPQFPIPKEYKSDSEYLETLCRRGLAARYDTIKPEHEERLKHELSVINKMGFASYFLIVSDFIKYAKDHRIPVGPGRGSGSGAMVAYTLGITDICPLKYGLLFERFLNPDRRSMPDLDIDFADYGRDEIIQYVRRKYGEEKCAQIITFGSMQSRLVIKDVARVMGFTPAESNNIAKLIPQNASIAEALQASTDLSKLVKADEKIAKLIAASQKLEGLKRHTGVHAAGMVIANKEITSYSPLAKGSKDIVTTQYDGGVLPQLGLLKIDFLGLKTLTIIDDCVKFIREKNPSFNLDNIPLDDKKTYELLGEAKTMGIFQLESIGMRDLIKKLKPSNIDDIIALIALYRPGPMGSGMLDNFVNRKHGRTKIVYDHPLQESILKDTYGVILYQEQVMKMSVALAGFTPGEADSLRKAMSKKIPEVIEKQREKFVRGTKEKGVNKKISEKIFNNIVAFGGYGFNKSHSAAYGIISYKTAYLKANYPLEYITALCNSEIGRPATKNNEESKLVAYLGDALGFDIKVLPPDVQYSDGKFKTEDKNIRFGMLAIKNVGKGVTDSIEQSRIENGQLKSFKDWVDFLQRIDLKSINKKALESLIKAGVFDSFGKDKFTIRGRLIQSIDSYADKAAKVKQYRESLQGFLFDNVKTITDDILSLQEVKPLEPLEALNFEKEVLGFYISGHPLTHRKKDIIAYSNYRLDKLPQLKENADRKTVRIAGMIVSVKKLTSTTRKEPYARFKIEDLHGNVNALLFPKNFEKFGGYLTLNNIVVIKGWLTNMQGQLEMITEDIMTIDEAKKKSPSKCDEIRIKFSAASFNVALEEELKKIFKIHTGKTKVYLILEDSLHGNFSIETEYLSDCSDNFINDVETIIGVKDSVELHYTN
- the serS gene encoding serine--tRNA ligase → MLDIKVIRENVKEVKQAMLNRNLDISFDQLLNWDSERKTIIGKIEQLRLKRNKESEEIGRLKKESKEPPAELLAEINKVRDIIQEQEKQLLTIEKRIEDFLLRIPNIPDKSVPVGKDEKDNKIIRFVGKPEKFSFKPKYHWEIGEKLGIIDFAAASKISGPHFAVLKNEGSALERAIISFFLDKHKEKGYKEITTPYLVNRTSMTGTGQLPNLEEDSFKCAIDDLYLIPTAEVPVTNIYRDDVLEESALPQKYVSYSACFRRESGSYGKDTKGLIRNHQFDKVELVKFAKPETSSEELESLVLDAGNVLELLGLPYRVVLLSTGDIGFSSSKTYDLEVWFAGYGIYREISSCSNLKDFQARRMNIKVKYSQNKKRELLHTLNGSGVAVGRTFAAILENYQQEDGSVVIPNSLREYTGFDIIKP
- a CDS encoding LemA family protein: MLTTAMTTFIVLIVLAGLYILLTYNRFVMLKNRVKEAWSDIEVQMKRRYDLIPNLVETVKGYASHEKNTLDAVIKARNAAMQNTGNIADKAQSENALSGTLKSLFALSESYPKLKANENFLELQRELTDTENKIQSSRRFYNSNVLAVNTKLELFPSNIIGGAFGFTKQDFFKLDDTEQDAKKNVKVSF